Part of the Bacillus cereus group sp. RP43 genome is shown below.
GTTCGTTATTATTAAGTTTAATTGCCATTGGATTAGCAGCTAGAACAGTTACTTCTACAAAAACGTATGGATATTATCGTTTTGAAATTTTAGCTGCATTAATTAATGGAATTACATTATTTGTTGTGGCGGGACTTATCGTGTGGGAAGCAATCGGAAGGTTTTTTGAACCACCAACTGTAGCGAGTGGTCCAATGATGTTAATCGCATCAATTGGTTTACTAGCAAATTTAATTAGTGCATGGGCTCTTATGAGACAAGGCGATGTGAAAAATAACGTCAATTTACGTAGTGCATATTTACATGTTCTTGGAGATGCTTTAGGTTCAGTTGGTGCGTTAGTAGCTGGTGCACTTATGTCTTTATTTTCATGGTATATTGCAGATCCAATTATCTCAGTAATTGTGGCGCTATTAATTTTAAAGAGTGCATGGGGAGTAACAAAACATTCCATTCATATACTTATGGAGGGTACACCTGTTTCAATTGAGATAGAACAAGTTAAGCAAGCTATTAAAGAAGTAGAGGGTGTACGTGATATACACGATCTCCACATTTGGACAATTACATCAGGATTAGATGCATTAAGTGTCCATGTAATGATCGATAAAAAACAGGACGATCAAGAAGTGCTTCAAAATATTATTACTATGTTAAAACAGGAGTTCCATATTGAACATGCTACAATTCAAATTGAAACGCTTAAGATTAAGCATAGTGAAATGGTCATTTAATAAAATTGAACAAAAAGGCTATGGAGGAAATTCTCCATAGCCTTTTTGTTCACGTAAGTAGAATTGTCCTTTTTGAACGTTTTGTTTCAACTTTTCGTCTAAAGAGACAAAAAGTTGTCACAATTCCGTCACAATTAGCATAAACATACTATAAACGAAATGAACTTATCCCGCATAATAGCCCGATTGATTCAACTAATAATCAGTAGGGCTGAAAACACCACTGATTAAAAGTTCACTTTATTCTC
Proteins encoded:
- a CDS encoding cation diffusion facilitator family transporter, which codes for MGHHHGHQHHGHTHGHSHGHHHFEASREGNKKGLVTALVITAIIMFLEFFGGLVTNSLALLSDSGHMLSDTSSLLLSLIAIGLAARTVTSTKTYGYYRFEILAALINGITLFVVAGLIVWEAIGRFFEPPTVASGPMMLIASIGLLANLISAWALMRQGDVKNNVNLRSAYLHVLGDALGSVGALVAGALMSLFSWYIADPIISVIVALLILKSAWGVTKHSIHILMEGTPVSIEIEQVKQAIKEVEGVRDIHDLHIWTITSGLDALSVHVMIDKKQDDQEVLQNIITMLKQEFHIEHATIQIETLKIKHSEMVI